In one Apteryx mantelli isolate bAptMan1 chromosome 9, bAptMan1.hap1, whole genome shotgun sequence genomic region, the following are encoded:
- the SST gene encoding somatostatin: MLSCRLQCALALLSLALALGTVSAAPSDPRLRQFLQKSLAAAAGKQELAKYFLAELLSEPSQTENEALESEDLSRGAEQDEVRLELERSANSNPALAPRERKAGCKNFFWKTFTSC; the protein is encoded by the exons ATGCTGTCGTGCCGCCTCCAGTGCGCCCTGGCCCTGCTCTCCCTCGCCCTGGCCCTCGGCACCGTCTCGGCCGCCCCCTCGGACCCCCGGCTCCGGCAGTTCCTGCAGAAGTCCCTGGCTGCCGCGGCCGGGAAGCAG GAACTGGCCAAGTACTTTTTGGCAGAACTGCTCTCAGAACCAAGCCAGACAGAAAATGAAGCCCTGGAGTCTGAGGACTTGTCCCGAGGGGCTGAGCAGGACGAAGTGAGACTGGAGCTGGAGCGTTCAGCGAACTCAAACCCCGCTTTGGCACCTCGGGAACGCAAAGCGGGCTGCAAGAACTTCTTCTGGAAAACGTTCACATCCTGTTAG